The Chloroflexi bacterium ADurb.Bin180 region GAGAGGGCGTCGGGTTGTTCTTTACCAGCATTGCCGCGATCCGCAAGCCCGTCTTTGAGCAGATGGGCGGATTCGATACGAATTATCAGGGAACAAGCGTCACGGAGGATATCGAGTTCGGTCAGCGGCTCTTGACCGCGGGCCACAGGATACTGTTGGACGGGGGCCTGCAGGTAGAGCACTTGAAACACTATACTCTGCGGCAGGTGTTGAAAACGGACCTGGAGCGAGCCGCGGGCCTCACCAGAACCTATCTACGCAAAAAGCTGGAGCCACAGAGTCGCCAGGCCGGCGAAAAGTACTATGCCTCTGTGCCGCTCACCTTTGGTCTCAGCGTCCCGCTGGCCTGGCTATTGCCGCTACTGCTTCTGCTGGCCTTGTGCACTGCCAGCGGAGTATGGCTTGCTATTGCGGCAATGGCTTACCTGGCGCTGCTGGCGCTCAACCTGCCGTTCCTTTTCGTTCTGGTGCAGCAGAGAGGACTGGCCTTCGGCCTCCAGTCATGCCTGTTCTTGCCGGCAGACCTCTGGGTGTCTGGCCTCGGCGCGGCGTGGGGCATTGTCGATTACTTGCGCGGCAAGCGCTACTAGCCTTGCCGTCCATCGCGAAATGAGGGAGTTGTCGTGGACTACAAACGCTATCTGAAATACGGCTCGCGCATCCTCTGGAAGCGAGGGGCCTCGCCCATCTACTTTGTTTTCTTTGTCACCGATTTCTGCAACGCTCGCTGCAAGCATTGTCTATTGGCCGAGCACCAGCCCACCACCAAGAGCCGCGAGCTGACCATTGACGAAATCGAGCGTGTGTCGGCCAGCATGGACGACATGCTGTTCTTCACCCCCACGGGCGGGGAACCCTTCCTCCGGCAGGATCTGTCGGAGATCGTGCGCATTTTCGCCACGAACAACCACGCGGCCAATGTGGGCATCCCTACCAACGGCAGCCTCACCGACCGGGTCATAGAGACCACCGAACGGATGCTGAAGGAAAACCCCGGCCTGGACCTGCACATCGACGTCTCCATCGACGGCCTTCGCGAGCGGCATGACGACATCCGGCAGTTCCCCGGCCTGTTCGACCGCGCCACGCGGACCTACCAGGAGCTGCGCCAACTGGAAAAGCACTATCCGAACTTTAGCACCTGCGTTGAGATCACCGTATCGGCCTACAACCAGGACCAGTTGCTCGAACTCTATGATCACCTGACGCACAAGGTGGGTGTCAACACCGTTTTCACCCTGCTGACACGCGGTGCACCACGCGACCCTGGCGCCAAGGGTTTTGACATCGCCAAGTACGAAGAGCTCCACGCTGTTTTGGAGCGAGACAACAAAGCGCGCATGCTCTCGGGCTATTACAAGATGCCATTCTCCGACCTGCTAAATGCCAAACGCATCGTGCGACCGCGCATTATCGCCAAGACCGTTCGCGAGCGCCGCTACCAGATCCCCTGCTACGCCGGCTCACTGGGCGGGGCGATGTTCAGTGAAGGGCAGGTGCTCCCCTGCGAGTTGCAGGTTGACAAGATGATCGGCAACGTGCGCGACGTGGACTATGACTTTAAGAAGCTGTGGTACAGCCAGCGTGCTGACGAGCTGCGCCGGTGGATCAGGGACACCAAGTGCTTCTGCACCTACGAATGTTTCCTGACGATCAACATCCTGTTCAATCCGCTGGTGCTGCCTCGCGTTTTCAAGGAGTACGCCGTGCTGAAAGTGGCCGAGGCGCGGCACGCTCTTTCGGGCGGCGCGCCGGTCAGCGTCGCGAAATCGCCAGACGACAAGTAGTCTATCTCCAGCAAAGAGGACCGAATGTACAGAGGCCATTCCGTATCCGTGGTGGTGCCCTGCTATAACGAGGAGGAGGGCATCCAGGCGACCATGGTCGACATGCCAGGACTGGTCGACGAAGTGATCGTGGTCGACAACAACTGCACCGACCGAACCGCCGCAGTAGCGCAAACGCTGGGGGCCAAGGTAGTTCCCGAGCCCAAGGCGGGTTATGGAGCGGCGCTCAAAGCGGGTTTTCGGTCCGCGACCAGGGATATCATCGTGGCGATGGACGGCGACGCAACCTATCCGCGCAACTTTATCCCGGTCGTCCTTGACGTGATGATCGACGAGAACCTGGACTTTGTTACCTGTGACCGCACCGGCCACAAGGCGGAACAGTCTGATTCCTTTCTGCGGGTGTTGGGCAACCTGGTGCTCAATGTGGTCGTCCTGATACTCTACGGCTTTTGGTTGAACGATTCGCAGTCCGGCATGTGGGTCTTTCGCCGCTCGATTCTCGACCAGCTCAACCTGACCAGCGACACGATGGCCCTGTCGCAAGAACTCAAGATCGAGGCCTTTACGCGCAAGAACCTCCGCTCCCGCGAGCTGCCCATCTACTACAAGGCCCGCGTGGGCGAGAGCAAGCTCAATCTCTGGCACGATGGTTTCTCCAACCTGCTCTTTCTGTTCCGCAAGCGGCTGGACATGCTGAAAGGGCCCCGGCCCCGTACAGGTGGGTGACGAATGGTAAGCTACGACAGTTCGTTCCAGGGAAAGAATGTTCTAATCACCGGCGGCCTCGGTTTTATCGGCAGCAACCTCGCCATCCGTCTGGTCGACCTGGGCGCCAACGTGCTTCTCGTTGACTCGCTGATCCCCGACTATGGGGGCAACCTGTTCAACGTCGAGCCGGTGAAGGAGCGCCTGCACATCAACATCGCTGACGTACGCGACGCAAACGGGATGAACTGGCTGGTGCGCGACCAGGATTTCCTGTTCAACCTGGCCGGACAGATCAGCCACGTGGACAGCATGCTCGATCCTTACACGGACCTGGAGATCAACTGCCGCGCCCAGCTCTCGATCCTCGAAGCCTGCCGCCACAACAATCCGGCGATCAAGGTGGTCTATGCCAGCACCAGGCAGGTTTATGGCAAGGCCGAGTACCTGCCGGTGAACGAGAAGCATCTGTTGCGTCCCGTGGACGTGAATGGCATCAACAAGATGGCCGGAGAGTGGTATCACATCCTCTACAACAACGTCTATGGCATTCGCACGGTATCGCTGAGACTGACCAACACCTACGGTCCCAGACTGCTGATGAAGCACAACCGTCAGGGCTTTGTGGCCTGGTTCATCCGTCAAGCGATGGACAACCAGGAGATCCAGCTTTTCGGTGATGGCAAACAACTGCGCGACCTCAACTATGTCGATGATGTCGTAGAGGCGATGCTGCTGGCCGCAGTCGATGAGGGCAGCAACGGCCGTCTGTTCAACCTTGGGAACAGCCCGCCCGTGACCCTGCAGGAATTCGTCGTCGCGCTCTTAGCGGCCTGCCAATCCCACGGATGCGGCAAAGGCGGCTACCGCCTGGTGCCCTTCCCGGCCGACAAAAAGCGCATTGACATCGGCGACTATTATGCTGACTATGGCAAGATTCGCTCGGTTCTGGGCTGGGAACCACGTGTGTCGCTGGCGGAGGGACTGCGCCGCACGATTGAGTACTATGCTCAGAACCGCGAGCACTACTGGTACCAAGACTAGGCATTGGCCTGTTGGAGGACTGTGGATGCAGCAGAAAGTCATCGTAGTGATGCCGGCGTACAACGCCGCCAAGACGCTGGAGCGAACCTACAACGACCTCCCAAAAGAAATCGTGGACAAGATCATCCTGGTGGACGACGTGAGCCAGGACGAAACGGTCGAGGTCGCGCGCCAGCTCGGTCTGGACGTTGTGATTCACATCCAGAACAAGGGCTATGGCGGGAACCAGAAGACCTGCTACCTCAAGGCTCTCGAGGACGGCGCCGACATCGTGGTGATGCTGCACCCCGACTATCAGTACGACTCGACCCTGGTGCCAGAGCTCATCCGCCCGATCCTCGAAGGCCGGTGCGACATGATGCTGGGCTCGCGCTTTCTCAGCGGCGGCACACTGGCCGGCGGCATGCCCATCTACAAGTACCTGTCGAACCGCTTCCTGACTATTGTCGAGAACCTCGTGCTGGGGCAGAAGCTGTCCGAGTGCCACACCGGCTTTCGTGCCTACAGCCGACGCTTCCTGGAGACCATTCCCTTCCTCTTGAATTCCGACAACTTTGTCTTTGATACCGAGGTGATCGCTCAGGCAGTGGCCTTTGGGTTTTGCATTGGCGAGATCGGCGTGCCCACGCGCTATTTCAGAGAGGCCTCATCGGTCAACTTTGCCAACAGCGTCGTCTATGGTCTGAGCACTCTGGCGGTCATGGCTCGCTTCCTGCTGACACGGTGGAACCTGCGGCCTTATCCCCAGTTCACCAAGACCCTGCCCGAAATCATCAGTCGCTACCACCTTCCTCAGATCCTGCGGCCGAACCGCCCCGCCCAGACGGGGCCGAACCGCCCCGCGCAGACGGGGCCGCAACAGCCCGAAGACTCGAGCGCCGGGAATGAACAAGCCAGCCCGATCAACTCGCACTGAGGTCGACAACCGACTCACACTACTGTCTCGAGCCACCCAGTCGCTGGAGCGCTGGTTCCCGCTGATGCTGGGACTCGTCGCCGTGCTGCTGCTGTGTCTCCGTCTGGATGATGTCTACCTCTGGCAGGACGAAGCCGAGACGGCCCTGATTGCCCGCCATATGCTGGCCTACGGGCTGCCGCTTTCCACCGATGGGCGAACCTGGATCCAGCAGGAAGAGGTGCCATTTCACGAGTTCTCCTCTGATTATGTCTGGATCTACCACCCATGGATGCAGTATGCCGCCACCGCGCTTTCGTTCGCCGTCCTGGGTGAAAGTACTTCTTCGGCCAGGCTGCCTTTCGCGTTGGCAGGCGTGGCCTGCATCCTGCTGCTGTATCGGCTGGCCAGGCGAAGCCAGCCAGATCCCGGGGTAGCTCGACTGGCTGCCATCCTGCTCGCTCTGTTTGTCCCCACTATCCTGCTCGCACGCCAGTGCCGCTACTATGCCATTTCCGCCGCCCTAACGCTGCTGGTCCTCGACAGCTACCTGTCACTCGGCTCTGCCAGACAATGGAGCGTGCCCTGCTTTGTGCTTTCTTCAGTACTCCTCTTTCATACCGAGTACGCGGCCTTTTTCCCGGTAATGGCCGCGGTAGCTGCCCACGCACTGCTCTTCCAGCGGCATTCAGGACTGTGGAAGAACTTGCTCCCTGCTCTGGCACTCATCGTGTTGCTCATTCTCCCCTGGGCCTTGCTGATCCCCGTCTGGCATCCCGTGGTGGGCTCTGGTACCACTGCTCAGCCTGGTTCCAGCGCCGGGCTCGCTCGTGTGGCCCTGCGTACTATCGGCCTGATCGGCGAGCAAAGCCTGCAAATCACCGCCTGGATACTGCCTCTCTTGCTGCTTCCGGCGGTTGCTGCCGGAATCCGCGCCAACCACCGCCGGGATAACCCCAGTAGCCCGGGTACAGGCCTGTGGTCACTCGTGGTGCTGCTGATTGTCATTCACATTCTGGCTCTGTCTCTGGTCGGATGGTCGTTTTTCCGCTACCTGGCCCACCTGATTCCGTTGCTGCTTCTGCTCGCCGCAGTGGGTCTGGCCTGGCTGCTTCACCGCTGCAAGTTGTTGGGCTATGCAGCTCTGCTGGTTCTCCTCACCACGAACCTGCTGCACATCTTGCCTTACCGTGCCGTCGCAACGGCCATTCCCCCTGCTAGCCCATTCTGGACGACGGTGCAGAGCTCACTGGCTACCCGTTGGATTGGCGGCATCCGCACGCTCAAGCTGCGCTCAGAGCCGCTAATGTACGCGCAGGAATTGACTCACCCCTATTCTGGACCGACAGAGGGACTGGTAGCTTACCTGGCCGCTAACGCCAAACCCGGGCAGACGGTCCTCACCAACTATGAAGACCTCCCGCTCCAGTTCTACACACGCCTGACCGTATATGGCGGCATGTCCGGCCGGGGTCTGGGACAGGTCGAGCCAGACTGGGTTATCGACCGCCAGTTCGGACACTACCGAGATCAGATAGCGGCGTTGGTAGCCAGCGGACCCTACGAACGCATTACCATCCCCTATCCGGACATACGCTGGGAGAACCGCGAAGAGCCGGCCAAGCACCAGTACCTGACCGCCACGACGGCGAACCCGGTCGCGCTCTACCGTCGCACCGACCGGGGCACACGGGGCCGACTCGACGCGGTCCAAGGACCGTCGGGGCAAGACAGATGAGCAATCGCTTGAGACTCGCCGCCTGGGCTGCCTGGTTTCAAGCGCACTTTGTCTGGGTGTTGCTCGTCGCCGGGCTGGTGTTGCTGCTTACCAACCTCGGCAACATCTACCTCTGGCAGGATGAGGCCGAGACCGCGCTTTTGTCACAGAGGCTGGGGCAATACGGCCTGCCTCTGGCCTTTGATGGGCGCAACTTGATCCGCCAGGCACCGCTGGACGTGCAGTACACACCAGACTGGATCTGGGTCTACCACCCCTGGCTGCCTTTCTTATTCACCGCGCTGTCCTTTGCCTTGCTCGGGCCCACGACCTTTGCCGCCCGCCTGCCCTTTGCCCTGGCCGGCCTGGCTACTGTTCTGCTGCTATACGACAGCGTGCGCCGCCACCTGAAAGACCAACGCCTGGCCATGCTGAGCTCGTCACTGCTCTTGCTCTGCGTTCCGTTTCTGCTGCACGCGCGGCAGTGCAAGTACTTTGCCTTTGCGGCGCTGTTCACCGTAGCCGTGCTGGACGCCTACACGCTCCTCACGCAGAGCGACCACCCCCTGGCCGCGCCCTACCTCGTTCTGGCTGGCTTTGGGCTGTTTCAGAGCAACTTTGGCGCTTTTCTGCCCACCTTTGTCGGTTTGGGCATCCACTTTGTGCTGCAGGGGATCTCACGGAAGCGCCTGGCCAGGCTGGCTTTCCCCCTGGTGATGCTGGCCGCGCTGGTCATACCCTGGGCTGTCTACCTGCAGACGTGGGCTCGCGGCCGCTTTGTCTTTGATATCTACCGCTTTGTCGGGCATCTGGTGCACTATGTAGTGTACATCACGGGCTGGGTCTTTCCCTGGCCGCTCGTCGTGGCCTTCTTGCTGCTCTTCTGGTCGACCTGGAGGTGCTCCAAGCCGGAGGTCAACGTACTTGGGCTCTACATCGCGGTCATCCTGGTCACGCTGCTTTTCCTCTCGGCGACGTTCATCTGGATGTACTTTAGCTACATCGTGCAGCTCGTGCCGCTGCTGGCGGTACTGCTGGCCTACACGGTGCTTCGGCTCTCCAAGCGGTCGGTTGTGAGAGTGGCGGTCGTGGCTCTGCTCTTGCTGACCAATGTGCTACAACTCGTTCCGTACGTCCTGCCCATCGCGCGCAGCTTCAAATGGGCTTCTTTGGCTCCGCGGCCCTACCTAGCCGAGACCGACGCATTGCTCGAGGCGGCCGGTCGGCCGCGCTCGGATCTGCTGAACTATGCCTATGAGCTGACTCATGACTATGATGGACCGGATGAGGGCATTGTGCTTCTGCTTCAACGGCAGGCCAGACCGGGAGACCTGGTTGTGGCGAATTACGGAGAGCTGCCCATCTTGTTCTATACCGGCCTGGACGTGGCCGGTGGTCTGGCCGCATTCCGCATCGGCGAGCTGGACAGGCCCGAGTGGGTCATCAAGCGCCGGGATGGGCCCTATCCGCAGGAGATGGACAGGCTGCTGGCTTCGGCCAATTATCGGGCCATCACCATCCCCTACGCCGACATTCTCTGGGGCAACCGCCCCGTTCCCGAGTACCACAAGTACGCCACAGTGCCAGGGCCGCCTTTTGTGGTGGTGAATCATCTCGTCCAATGACCGTTGCAGCCTGGGCGTTGTCTGATAACACGGTGCCCTGCTCGCCAGTGGCGCATACGGACAGGAGCAAGTATGGCAGAAGCCAATCGAGTTAACGCACGACCGTGGTTCAGGAATCGTGAGCTGTGGTTCCTGGTAGGCGTGCTGGTCGTGTCTCTGACTCTGCGGGCCCGGCTGGTCAGCATTGACCGCATCGTCCGCTGGGATGAGCCGGACTATCTCACCCTGGGACGCCACCTGATCACCGGCCAGGGTTACAGTGTCAGCGGACGAGTCGACGTTCACTACCCGCCGCTCTTCCCGCTGATCACAGGGCTGCTCTACCCCCTGACCCACGACATGAAACTCAACAGCGACATCTGCTTTGTGGTGTTCGGGGCCCTGTTCCTTCTGCCCCTCTACTGGCTGACAAAGCGGCTCTTTGGCGCGCGCGTGGCGGCGATGACCACTCTTCTGGTGTGCATCTATCCGCCGCTCACTTCTTCGGTGTTGTTCTGGGGCACGATGATCGAGCCGCTGTACCTCTGTCTGCTGTTTACCGCTTTCTGTGCGGTATGGCTGGCCTGGGAAAAGCAGACTTCCGCCAGCTACGCCCTGGTGGGCGGGCTTTTCGGCCTGACCTATCTGGTGAAGCCAGAAGCGCTGGTGTACCTGGGCTGGTTTCTGGCTCTGCTGGCCCTGGGCCAGGTCTGGCGCCGCAAGCTGTTGTGCTCACGCACGCTGCTCGGATTGGTTAGCGCCATTGCTGTCTTTGCACTGGTCATCTCCCCCTATATCCTCTTCCTGTACAAAGAAACCGGCCGCATCCTGATCACGGGCAAGCTGGGCGTGACCTACGTGGCCGGAGAAGGTGCGGTGGTGCACGATCCGGGGCTCTACGACCGCGCTCTGGCCAGACTCGACTCGGCGGGAGAGGAGATCATCTGGTTCTCTCCGGATCGTTTCAAGTACGACCTGTGGCAGATCATCCGCGCGAACCCCAGGGCCTTTCTGGTGCGAACCTGGCGCAACGTGAACGCACTGGAAGCGTTGCTCTTTGTGCGCCGGGTTTTTCCCTTCTATCTGCTGATTCTGGTCGCCCTGGGCGTCCTTGGTCAGCCGTGGGACAAGGAGCGCCTGGTGAAGGAACTGTTCCTGCTGGCGACCATTCCGCCGGTGTTGGTCTTTATGCCGTTTCATATCGAGCTGCGTTACTTTGCCGCCCTGCTGCCGGTGCTGATCATCTGGGTGGCCAAGGGCATTGACGCTCTGGCGTGGTGGGCCACACAGACCTGGCAAAAGCTGCGGCCGTCCAGCCGCTCTGCTGCTAGCGTTGGCAGAACCTCCGCGATCGTGCTGTGCGGGCTGCTGCTGGTCTACTTTGCCGTTCTCCAGCCATCCGTCGTGGCCGATGGCCTGGCCGAACAAAACCCGAGCCGGCGCGAGGCCGGGTTGTGGCTCAAGGAGCATAGCTCGCCAGACGCCATGATCATGTCCCGTGACACAGAGGTGGCCTTTTACGCCGACCGGCGCTGGGCAGCGACGCCGAATGAGGAATACGCACGTTTCATCGAGTACGTGCGCCACCGTGGCGCGAACTATGTGATCGTGGACGAGAGGGAAATCACGGTGATTCGCCCGCAACTCAAGCTCCTCCTGAACGAAGAGTCCCCACCCCAGGAGCTGCGGCATGTGTACACGGCTCTGGATCCGCGCGGCAGAACCATCGTCTATGAGGTTCTCCCTTGAGCGATTCCTCCGGAAGCCTTGCGCCGGCGCGGGTAACGCTGATCAACCCGCCGAGCGCCCCGGGCACGCTGGCCAATCGCGAAGGCGCCGCGGGGATGGGCGTGGTCTATCCTGCCGGGGAGCGCTTTCTGTACCCGCCCCACACCCTCGCCACCGTTGCCGCTGCCCTTCGTCAGGCCGGTTACTCCGTGCAGCTTCTGGATCTGGTGGTCAGCCCGCATGACGAAGCGGCGCTGCAGGCGGACGTGATCTGCGTCCTGGTCTCGTGGGCCACTCTTCAGAACGACCTGGACTATATCGCCGCCCTTCGTGCTCAAACATCGGCCAGAATCCTGGCTCTGGGCAGTTCGCTGCGCTTTATCGCGGCCCAGGTCGCTGAGGGTTGCCCTGCGGATGCCGTTCTAGTGGGAGAGGCAGAGGGTTGCTGCGTCGAGGCGGTCGAGTACGTTCGGACTAACCCTTCCGATAGCCCGCGCATCCTGACCAACCACATCCTCCGGGCGGCAAACTGCGATGGGGACGGCTGGACCGCGGACCTGGCTGCGCTTCCCTTCCCCGCCTGGGACCTCGTGCCCACCAGCCGCTACCCGCTCCTGAGCGTATTTGCCAGCAAGGGCTGTCCGGATGGCTGCCTCTACTGTCCCTATTCTGCCGCCCAGGGGCACCGCAGCAGAGTCAGGTCAATCGATAGCGTGGTGGACGAAGTCGCCTGGCTCGCCCACACCTTTGCGCCAGAGCGAGTCGTCTTCCGCGATCCGGTATTCGCCTACCAGCGCGAGCGGGTAGTGGGCTTCTGCGAACGGCTCATACACTCCCGGATCTCTCTGCGCTGGGAATGCGAGTCGCGGCCGGAACATTTCGATGCTGAACTACTCCAGTTGATGCAGCGGGCCGGCTGCACCTGGGTCAAGATCGGCCTCGAAACCACCGACCCCACCGTGCTTGCCGGTCTGCAGCGTATCGGGTCGCTCGGGCAAGCGGGGGACTATCTCCGCCATGCGGCGCAGGTCGTCGAATCGTGTCAGCGCCTCGGGCTGGGCTGCCGGCTTTTTGTCCTGAGCGGTTTGCCCGGCCAGGATAGCGCCGCCGCCAGGCACACTGCTGACTGGGTGTCTGCGGTGCGCCCCACCGCGCTGAATGTCAAGGCACTCGAACTGTACCCGGGCACCCTCGAAGCATCGGCCCCCGCCGACACAGAGCAACAGATGGCAATCCTGCTGGCCGCCCGGGCGGAGATCATGGCTGCGCAGCGACCGCGAGGACTAATCAGCAGGGCCAGGTCCTGGCTTCGGCAGCTCCGGCGGCGAATGGCTCGCTAGAGAGACAGACCATGGAGAGGGCATTCGTCACCGGTGCAACGGGTTTTGTCGGGTCCGCGATCGTGCGCCGCCTGCTCCAACGCGGCATTTCTGTTCGGGCCCTGGTGCGCCCGGGAAACGACCGCCGCAACCTGGCCGGAATGGACATCGAGCTGGTCGAGGTGGACCTGCTCGACGAGCGAGCCATGCACGACGTGCTC contains the following coding sequences:
- the pgaC_2 gene encoding Poly-beta-1,6-N-acetyl-D-glucosamine synthase — translated: MRFIAGVPARVRGGSAMLISVVIPARNAAATLGECLDAVRKSSYPQVEVVVVDDCSDDTTASIAQDRGCQVVCSASNLGAANARNLGANAASGEIILFTDADILLPPNALSRVAAVLADTTTAGVVGLLGPQIRFTNLASQFKNLWMYYTYSRLAASTAAREGVGLFFTSIAAIRKPVFEQMGGFDTNYQGTSVTEDIEFGQRLLTAGHRILLDGGLQVEHLKHYTLRQVLKTDLERAAGLTRTYLRKKLEPQSRQAGEKYYASVPLTFGLSVPLAWLLPLLLLLALCTASGVWLAIAAMAYLALLALNLPFLFVLVQQRGLAFGLQSCLFLPADLWVSGLGAAWGIVDYLRGKRY
- the moaA_1 gene encoding Cyclic pyranopterin monophosphate synthase, encoding MDYKRYLKYGSRILWKRGASPIYFVFFVTDFCNARCKHCLLAEHQPTTKSRELTIDEIERVSASMDDMLFFTPTGGEPFLRQDLSEIVRIFATNNHAANVGIPTNGSLTDRVIETTERMLKENPGLDLHIDVSIDGLRERHDDIRQFPGLFDRATRTYQELRQLEKHYPNFSTCVEITVSAYNQDQLLELYDHLTHKVGVNTVFTLLTRGAPRDPGAKGFDIAKYEELHAVLERDNKARMLSGYYKMPFSDLLNAKRIVRPRIIAKTVRERRYQIPCYAGSLGGAMFSEGQVLPCELQVDKMIGNVRDVDYDFKKLWYSQRADELRRWIRDTKCFCTYECFLTINILFNPLVLPRVFKEYAVLKVAEARHALSGGAPVSVAKSPDDK
- the arnC_2 gene encoding Undecaprenyl-phosphate 4-deoxy-4-formamido-L-arabinose transferase, translated to MYRGHSVSVVVPCYNEEEGIQATMVDMPGLVDEVIVVDNNCTDRTAAVAQTLGAKVVPEPKAGYGAALKAGFRSATRDIIVAMDGDATYPRNFIPVVLDVMIDENLDFVTCDRTGHKAEQSDSFLRVLGNLVLNVVVLILYGFWLNDSQSGMWVFRRSILDQLNLTSDTMALSQELKIEAFTRKNLRSRELPIYYKARVGESKLNLWHDGFSNLLFLFRKRLDMLKGPRPRTGG
- a CDS encoding UDP-glucose 4-epimerase, which encodes MVSYDSSFQGKNVLITGGLGFIGSNLAIRLVDLGANVLLVDSLIPDYGGNLFNVEPVKERLHINIADVRDANGMNWLVRDQDFLFNLAGQISHVDSMLDPYTDLEINCRAQLSILEACRHNNPAIKVVYASTRQVYGKAEYLPVNEKHLLRPVDVNGINKMAGEWYHILYNNVYGIRTVSLRLTNTYGPRLLMKHNRQGFVAWFIRQAMDNQEIQLFGDGKQLRDLNYVDDVVEAMLLAAVDEGSNGRLFNLGNSPPVTLQEFVVALLAACQSHGCGKGGYRLVPFPADKKRIDIGDYYADYGKIRSVLGWEPRVSLAEGLRRTIEYYAQNREHYWYQD
- a CDS encoding Undecaprenyl-phosphate mannosyltransferase, whose product is MQQKVIVVMPAYNAAKTLERTYNDLPKEIVDKIILVDDVSQDETVEVARQLGLDVVIHIQNKGYGGNQKTCYLKALEDGADIVVMLHPDYQYDSTLVPELIRPILEGRCDMMLGSRFLSGGTLAGGMPIYKYLSNRFLTIVENLVLGQKLSECHTGFRAYSRRFLETIPFLLNSDNFVFDTEVIAQAVAFGFCIGEIGVPTRYFREASSVNFANSVVYGLSTLAVMARFLLTRWNLRPYPQFTKTLPEIISRYHLPQILRPNRPAQTGPNRPAQTGPQQPEDSSAGNEQASPINSH
- the rimO_2 gene encoding Ribosomal protein S12 methylthiotransferase RimO — translated: MSDSSGSLAPARVTLINPPSAPGTLANREGAAGMGVVYPAGERFLYPPHTLATVAAALRQAGYSVQLLDLVVSPHDEAALQADVICVLVSWATLQNDLDYIAALRAQTSARILALGSSLRFIAAQVAEGCPADAVLVGEAEGCCVEAVEYVRTNPSDSPRILTNHILRAANCDGDGWTADLAALPFPAWDLVPTSRYPLLSVFASKGCPDGCLYCPYSAAQGHRSRVRSIDSVVDEVAWLAHTFAPERVVFRDPVFAYQRERVVGFCERLIHSRISLRWECESRPEHFDAELLQLMQRAGCTWVKIGLETTDPTVLAGLQRIGSLGQAGDYLRHAAQVVESCQRLGLGCRLFVLSGLPGQDSAAARHTADWVSAVRPTALNVKALELYPGTLEASAPADTEQQMAILLAARAEIMAAQRPRGLISRARSWLRQLRRRMAR